Within Triticum dicoccoides isolate Atlit2015 ecotype Zavitan chromosome 1B, WEW_v2.0, whole genome shotgun sequence, the genomic segment agtttttaaacatgcaaagtaaagccaccatgttaaactaggcatttttctaccccatttacatataaagtttgttagatttggagctacggttatttagttatgaattaaatcatgttaacatggcataggagcaaattaatgcaaacatcattttagacatttcaaacatggatgaaagttggatattattaatctacacgaaattctgagcaagtttcatatataacttatttggaaccgatgcacggttagtgagttattaaatgcatgaactaggaggactattctgcaaaactgcaAATCCTCGGATAATTGCTAAAATCACAGGACTGAAAAAAAACCTACACGGGCCGAAACTGAACTTGGAGCAGGCCCGTCAGTAAAAAAACAAGAGGCGCTGGGggagtggcctcacccatgggctcggcccagtcagATCTGGAGGAGGCCGGCATGGGGCTGCGGTagctgggctgggccttggcgcggTGCTGGGCCACGCAGCGCTGGGCCTTGGAGCGGACGAAGGGAGCTGGGCTGCTCCTGGACGCAGAAGTGAGGGGCGCGGGATCGGTCAACGCGGGGACGATGCCTCTCCTCGTTCGTTGCAGGGGAAGCAGGGCGATGCAGAGGAGGCGAGCAGGCGCCGGTGACCGGGAGCAGAGCGAAGGGGCGGCGAGGTCTTGGGCATGGGGAAGGTCGGATCGACCGGATCCAGGGCGCGGGGAGCCCGTtcctggcggcggcggggctccacaGCTTGCACGAGCTCGGGGCGACGAGGATCCGTTCCAGGACGAAGCAGCGGCGGGCGTCCATGGCGACGGAGTATCTGGGAGAGAGAGGGattagagagagagatgaagccgaaGGAGAAGACGGGAGGAGGAGGCAAGGCGCTGGCCtgcgggtcgacggcggcgacaagGCTGACGAAGGGGCCGTCGGAGTCGCGAAGCTTGTGCGCGAGCAGAGGAGCTCGGGCTGCAGCTGCTGGCTGCTGCGGGCGCGGACGGCGACGGCTGCGGGCGGCCAGACGCGTCCAGGaccaagggaggaggaggcacgaGCAGGGACGAGGCCGGCGGCGTGGCTTTGGTGGCTGGGTTCGCCGGCGGGGTGGAGGAGACGAAGGCGGGTCGCACTCGGTGGCAGAGGGGGCAGAGGCGTGCTTGACCGTGGCCTCGATCCATCCTGGATCGGGCGCCGGCTGGCTGCTGTACGAAGGCTCGGCGAGGGGTGGATCGGGAAAGAGGCTGGCGATTGGCTCGATGGGgaatgggaggatcccgaggtggatgcgggagagaggtggctgcggcggctaggaggatccctagaaattagggatttggtctcggtttagactagtatatatagcgggtaggttaggctaggggctatctcctcccttcgatcgtaatcggacggacggAAAAAAATAGACTAGGGAGAAACCAACAAAGAAACGAAGATActttcgggatgtttggggatgattcggatccaacggtaacgacagagcgggtcgggttcaggacaactttcgggcgcgcacacgagggggtctgtggttgtgcaaagagggggttcggctgagaagagagaggagaaggcagcccggcacgattttcggagaccgaaaacgtccgacgaaggtaccggcaacggtaccgctatacatttaacggttgggctatcagatggactccgaatgcgacgaaacttggcagacggcctgtctacactataataagaccgcacgacaagtcccatcccatttcgagaacatttttatgccacttataaaataatattttggaggtgccgcgggcgcgtgcgagtgtggtcgggctcagaacggacaacggagagaaccggcggaaccagaacggatgcaagttttatgaaaatgatgccgatgcaatgcgcatgatgctgtgagacgagatgcataacaagaacaaaagacaaaacaacagacaaaaacctaaccacgaaggaaataataaatcacatctccggaaaaaggcaaaagtcggagttacgaatatgaaaagttgtatccggggcgttacacaaagCCAGCCAAGAAGGCGAAGAGGAGGGCACTGATGATCAAGCAAATGATGCGGCGGTTCCTATGGCAGCACCGCTCATGCCTGCCGACCTACTGGACCTCAATTCCAAGGTGGGAAACTGCATGCCGTTGTCTGACATCCGCATGGGAACATGGGTGCACAGCATCGAGCTGCGCCACGGCCAGGGTGCGAAGCTCGTGCGGGCCGCCGGAGCCTACGCCAAGGTGGTCAAGGAGTCGGCCACGCAGTGCCTTGTGCGGCTGCCGTCGGGCGTCGAGAAGCTGATCGACTCCCGCTGCCGGGCCACCATCGGCATCATCTCCAACCCCACCCACGGCGCGCGGAAGCTGAGGAAGGCGGGGCACAGCCGGTGGCTGGGCAGGCGCCCGGTCGTCCGTGGTGTCGCGATGAACCCGGTGGACCATCCCCATGGAGGAGGCGAGGGGCGCATCAAGGGCGGCAGGCCCTCGGTGTCGCCCTGGGGGAAGCCCACCAAGGCTGGGTACCGGACCGTGCCCAAGAAGCCAAAAGCTCAGTTGTCCCGTGATTGATTGATGATCTTCATGGAAGCCGTCAGTTGCTGCTCCAAGGCAAGGTAGTAGGCAGGATCTTGATGTGGCTATGGGTCGATCACAAAGGACTGTGACtcgttttttccttttttgtttgttTGCGAACAGTTTCTGCTGCAGCACTATAACAGATGATGTTTGGACCTGCATGCGCCCAGTTTACTGTATTACTTCCTGGCATTTCTCCATTGATTTCTTTAGGCGTGTTTCTTGTGATTGATAA encodes:
- the LOC119349380 gene encoding 60S ribosomal protein L2, mitochondrial-like isoform X2, translated to MQKFKTLAKALTGKTFTAGRNSSGRITSFHRGGGSKRSLRDIDLKRNTCSVGVVERIEYDPNRSSRIALLRWIEGVPQKDAAYKAERAPVNYIIASHQMEPGSMVVNSDFSKPSTTGSLMRPAHNADSFLRFQELFRKASQEGEEEGTDDQANDAAVPMAAPLMPADLLDLNSKVGNCMPLSDIRMGTWVHSIELRHGQGAKLVRAAGAYAKVVKESATQCLVRLPSGVEKLIDSRCRATIGIISNPTHGARKLRKAGHSRWLGRRPVVRGVAMNPVDHPHGGGEGRIKGGRPSVSPWGKPTKAGYRTVPKKPKAQLSRD
- the LOC119349380 gene encoding 60S ribosomal protein L2, mitochondrial-like isoform X1 — its product is MHDLFQMQKFKTLAKALTGKTFTAGRNSSGRITSFHRGGGSKRSLRDIDLKRNTCSVGVVERIEYDPNRSSRIALLRWIEGVPQKDAAYKAERAPVNYIIASHQMEPGSMVVNSDFSKPSTTGSLMRPAHNADSFLRFQELFRKASQEGEEEGTDDQANDAAVPMAAPLMPADLLDLNSKVGNCMPLSDIRMGTWVHSIELRHGQGAKLVRAAGAYAKVVKESATQCLVRLPSGVEKLIDSRCRATIGIISNPTHGARKLRKAGHSRWLGRRPVVRGVAMNPVDHPHGGGEGRIKGGRPSVSPWGKPTKAGYRTVPKKPKAQLSRD